CATCTATGGACGGCTTTACTTGTGGAAAATCCCTTTCGAGATCAAAATACATGCCGTCCAGAGTACCAAAAGAATCCGCGCCAAGCGCTACAATAGTTTTACCAGAATGCTTACCCTCATTCCGGATACCATCGCAAAAATAAAAGGGGGTTTGAGATTGAATAAACGAAGTGATACAAGATGTTAGATCTGCGTCATTCCCTTGAGAAGTATGGCAGCCATAGCTGTACATGGGGTGCGGAAGCCCCGCCGTATACCAACAAAGGTCTTTGCCGCCATGAAGGTTTTGATCCGTAAGCTTGGCCAGGCTCTTCACCCAATCAGAAAAATTGTCGACGATATCTTGTGATTGAAATACTTTCATATCTTAGCTCCTTGAGACAACCCATTCCTATTTTTACATCAATTGCCCCTCTTCAGCAACTTTTGGATAGAAGGAATTGCTTTGCGAGCCGTTGCCCGACCAATTTCATAAATTTTCTCATTTTGAGAATCGTCAAAGGTCCCAACATCCTCAAAAGGAATCTTAATGGCATAATCCGCTTTGGAACTTGCTGTACGACAGTGATGAATATATTGGATCTCAATACTTCTTTTCAGCACACCTAAACCGTGATTTGGTAGAGATTTTGTCAAATTTCCACTTAAATCTACAGCAATGATGAATTTAGCCCCAAGTGCCCGAGCAACTTCAACCGGCACTGGGTCAGCAATAGCACCATCTAAATAATATCCATCCCTAATTTTAACTGGTAGAAAGACACCCGGGAAAGCAGCTGAAGCACGAACGGGTTTTACAAGCTCACCCTTGCCAAAAGGGACTAAATCACCAAACTCCAAGCTTGTGGTCATAGCAACAAAAGGTATCTTAAGCTCTTCAAATGTTTTGGAACGTAAGTGCTCCTTTAAAAATTGGTCAAGGGATGCAGCATTAGATAAACCAAAGGGAATATGCAATAGAGAAATGTCTAATAAATGTTCACGTTTCTTCTCAAATAATATGCTCTTAAGATGGTAAACATTAGGGTTGTCCGCAAAAAGGGCTCCCACAATTGCTCCTGCGCTACACCCTACAATCAAATCCGGATAGATGCCCGCTGCTAGCAGCTCTTCAATTACGCCTACATGGCCTAAACCCTTGGCACCACCACCCCCAAGAACAAGAGCGATATTGATGTTGTTGAAAGTAGGAAGGGGTGCTTGGTAACAAAAAGCTTGCTGAGAATAGTCCAAAGTGGCACACCCCGTTAACCATATCCCCATGATAATAACGGTGCAACTTCGAACCATTTTAGTTATAGATTTATTATATTTCTTCATTATAAATTTGCATTTTTTTGTTTCTTTGAGTCTTTCTGTGAGCTGGATAATAATGATAAATAACCGAATTAGCTATAAAAAAATTCACTCAAAATGCTGTTCCTGTTCGAAACGTGTGCTATGATGATTTTAAAAATAATAAGATACCTCGCCACACGTTTGGACCTCAGATTGTTGCCCTTCAAGTAAAGGGACTGTTCGAATCGATCACGTTTCAAGCACAAAAAAGCAGGAAAAACCCTACCCTTCCATTAAAGAAGTTATGGATACTTCAGATAAATTTGAGTTCAGTATGGTAGAAGGCACCTGTGTGGGGTCGTTTGCACCGGACTTTTGCGGAGGCATAAAAAATCCCGGTTTTCATCTTCATTTTATTGATGATTCTCTTTTCCACGGGGGTCATGTCTTAGATTTTAAGTGTCAACAAGGGAACTTATCCCGTTTTGAACCTAAAAGTTTTACAGTTGAGTTCTTTAACCTTAACCATACTCTAAAGGCTAAACAAATCGCCTAGAGACCGTTTGAAAGATCCTTTTGGCAATAGGGGATCGTCATCGCCTACCTGTCAAAATACCGGCGGAGGATCTCTTCATAAGCCTTTGATAATAGATGAATTTCTTCAATGGAGATCTGTTCGTCAATCTGATGGGCTGTTGCGCTCACAAGGCCGAATTCAATAACAGGACAAATATCTTTTAAAAAACGTGCATCGGACGTCCCGCCGCTCGTGCTGAGAACCGGGGTGAAACCAGTGATTTTGGACACGGCATCGCCTACGAGGATTGGTAGATCCTTATCCTCGCACAAAAACGCATCCCCCGTTCCGCCCATTTCAAGGGTATAGGTAAATCCCTCTTTGTTGAGACCAGCTTTTGTCGCTTCAGCGTGAAGATATTGGCTCAAAGCATTACGGTTTTGGACAGGGTTATAGCGAATGTTGAATTTTGCCGTCGCTTCTGTAGGAATCACACTTCGGGTAGGATTGCCCACATCAATGGAGGTGACCTCTAGATGCGAAGGATCGAAATGCGCCATTCCTGAATCCAGGGGGACAGAAAGAAGGTTTTGCAAATAGTGAAGAAGAGGAGGAATTGGATTGTTGGCCAGGTGAGGATACCCCACATGCCCAGCTTTCCCAGAAACCGTCACGGTGGCATTCAAACTGCCCCGACGACCAACTTTCACTGTATCGCCCACCTTCTCAACGTTGGAGGGCTCCCCCACCAAACAGGCATCGATTTTCTCCCCACGGG
This portion of the Alphaproteobacteria bacterium genome encodes:
- the dapE gene encoding succinyl-diaminopimelate desuccinylase, which gives rise to MVDPVVITRNLLQCRSVTPLDAGSLAVVGDFLTARGFVIERLDSGDVANFYARLGTSSPHLCFVGHTDVVPPGDLARWSVDPFAGEIRDNKLIGRGVVDMKGAIGAYLAAVDAFLQNNSTFTGSLSLLLTTDEEGPATDGLCTVVERFKARGEKIDACLVGEPSNVEKVGDTVKVGRRGSLNATVTVSGKAGHVGYPHLANNPIPPLLHYLQNLLSVPLDSGMAHFDPSHLEVTSIDVGNPTRSVIPTEATAKFNIRYNPVQNRNALSQYLHAEATKAGLNKEGFTYTLEMGGTGDAFLCEDKDLPILVGDAVSKITGFTPVLSTSGGTSDARFLKDICPVIEFGLVSATAHQIDEQISIEEIHLLSKAYEEILRRYFDR
- a CDS encoding patatin-like phospholipase family protein, which produces MKKYNKSITKMVRSCTVIIMGIWLTGCATLDYSQQAFCYQAPLPTFNNINIALVLGGGGAKGLGHVGVIEELLAAGIYPDLIVGCSAGAIVGALFADNPNVYHLKSILFEKKREHLLDISLLHIPFGLSNAASLDQFLKEHLRSKTFEELKIPFVAMTTSLEFGDLVPFGKGELVKPVRASAAFPGVFLPVKIRDGYYLDGAIADPVPVEVARALGAKFIIAVDLSGNLTKSLPNHGLGVLKRSIEIQYIHHCRTASSKADYAIKIPFEDVGTFDDSQNEKIYEIGRATARKAIPSIQKLLKRGN
- a CDS encoding acetolactate decarboxylase produces the protein MDHVSSTKKQEKPYPSIKEVMDTSDKFEFSMVEGTCVGSFAPDFCGGIKNPGFHLHFIDDSLFHGGHVLDFKCQQGNLSRFEPKSFTVEFFNLNHTLKAKQIA